A window from bacterium encodes these proteins:
- the pelF gene encoding GT4 family glycosyltransferase PelF, with the protein MQKTNILQIIATLDIGGAERQLVELVKRLDKNKYNVTVCCITRGGPMEENLKKLGIEYHLLHKRFKFDFTVIFKLTRLIRQKKIDLVHTWNFTANAWGRLCAWVAGVPIIIASEHGTFSPVLKRQILVDKLLSKCTDKIITVSNNFKECIERIEKIPHEKIIAIHNGIDINEFGTSVNNANLKNELKIDKECPVVGIVARLDPLKDHESFLRAAEYIIKKMPEVRFLIVGDGELRGKLESLAKEVGLSKKVIFTGFRRDITNILSIINVFVLCSISEALGIAVLEAMASSKPVVATNVGGIPEVVKDEETGILVPPGNPEALAESITRLLKNKEEARRIGLAGRRRVEKYFDIKLKVKKVEEIYDKLINL; encoded by the coding sequence ATGCAAAAAACTAATATTCTCCAAATTATTGCTACTCTGGATATTGGCGGAGCGGAAAGACAGCTTGTAGAGCTGGTAAAAAGACTGGATAAGAATAAGTATAATGTTACTGTCTGCTGTATAACACGCGGAGGACCTATGGAGGAGAATTTAAAAAAACTTGGTATTGAATATCATCTTCTCCATAAAAGATTCAAATTTGATTTTACTGTTATTTTCAAATTAACTCGTTTAATCAGGCAGAAGAAAATAGATTTGGTTCATACATGGAATTTTACCGCTAATGCATGGGGCAGACTATGCGCGTGGGTTGCTGGAGTTCCAATTATCATTGCGTCAGAGCACGGAACATTTTCTCCTGTCTTAAAACGCCAAATTTTGGTTGATAAATTACTATCAAAATGTACTGACAAAATAATAACAGTATCTAATAATTTTAAGGAATGTATTGAAAGAATAGAGAAAATACCTCATGAAAAGATTATTGCGATTCATAACGGGATAGATATAAATGAATTTGGTACAAGCGTTAATAATGCAAATCTTAAAAATGAGCTTAAGATAGATAAAGAATGTCCTGTTGTGGGTATTGTTGCGCGTCTCGATCCTTTAAAAGATCACGAAAGCTTCTTGAGAGCAGCGGAATACATAATAAAGAAAATGCCTGAGGTGCGATTTTTGATAGTTGGAGACGGTGAGCTAAGAGGCAAACTAGAGTCTCTTGCAAAAGAAGTCGGTCTTAGCAAAAAAGTTATATTTACTGGTTTCAGGCGGGATATTACTAACATTCTCTCCATTATAAATGTATTTGTATTATGTTCGATCTCTGAAGCTCTGGGTATTGCTGTTCTTGAAGCAATGGCCTCATCGAAGCCTGTTGTGGCTACTAATGTTGGAGGAATACCAGAGGTAGTAAAGGATGAAGAAACTGGCATACTTGTGCCTCCAGGAAATCCAGAGGCATTGGCAGAGAGTATTACTAGATTACTGAAAAACAAGGAAGAAGCAAGAAGAATAGGACTTGCTGGAAGAAGACGCGTAGAGAAATATTTTGATATCAAATTAAAGGTTAAAAAAGTAGAAGAAATCTACGATAAATTAATAAATTTAA
- a CDS encoding glycosyltransferase has translation MENLNTNPFITVLMAVYNGEKYLREAIDSILNQTLKDFIFLIIDDGSADRTVEIIKSYKDTRIKLVLNEKNMGQIVSLNKGIELVETPFMARMDADDISMPERLEILYGYMTKDRNLSVVSSYSIIIDENGNTLSYYKIPLGIRNMKFKALFDSPVNHGSSLMRIQHIHQMGLYNTELLIGADLNLWVKLLADNYTILNIPEYLLKIRQHSQSQLKSAKLESLCNEYSYTLDYYIKTFTALEIDFEQVKKLALFLHHGSEFNKADLKQIQMNFRNILKNLNFEYPAVKKLMSYYYSVAHYHYHLGINCTYRKDYQKARGKFIKSFFTFPLMVKSLFAFSLTFTGKDSFHRVRELAKGIIFGIK, from the coding sequence ATGGAAAACTTGAATACAAATCCTTTTATAACTGTTTTAATGGCTGTCTATAATGGTGAGAAGTATTTAAGAGAAGCTATAGACAGCATTCTAAATCAAACACTTAAAGACTTTATTTTTTTAATTATTGACGATGGCAGCGCAGATAGAACTGTTGAAATAATAAAGTCTTACAAGGATACAAGAATTAAGCTGGTCCTAAACGAAAAGAATATGGGGCAGATTGTGTCCTTAAATAAAGGGATTGAATTAGTAGAAACCCCGTTTATGGCAAGAATGGATGCAGATGATATTTCTATGCCTGAAAGACTCGAGATTTTGTATGGTTATATGACTAAAGATAGAAATCTTTCTGTGGTTAGTTCCTATTCAATAATAATAGACGAGAATGGCAACACTTTATCCTATTATAAGATTCCTCTAGGCATAAGAAATATGAAGTTTAAGGCACTGTTTGATTCACCTGTAAATCACGGGAGTTCATTAATGAGAATACAGCATATCCATCAAATGGGGCTTTATAACACTGAATTATTAATAGGTGCAGATTTAAACCTGTGGGTAAAGTTACTGGCAGACAACTATACTATATTAAATATTCCCGAATATCTTCTAAAGATAAGACAGCATTCTCAATCGCAGCTCAAATCTGCAAAATTGGAAAGTCTTTGTAACGAATACAGCTATACTCTTGATTATTATATAAAAACTTTTACGGCACTGGAAATTGATTTTGAACAAGTAAAAAAGCTAGCATTATTTTTGCACCATGGTAGCGAGTTTAATAAAGCGGATCTGAAACAAATCCAGATGAATTTCAGAAACATTCTCAAAAATCTTAACTTTGAATACCCTGCTGTAAAGAAACTTATGTCATATTATTACAGTGTTGCACATTATCACTATCATCTAGGGATTAACTGTACATATAGAAAAGATTATCAAAAAGCGCGCGGCAAGTTTATAAAGTCATTCTTCACATTTCCCCTAATGGTAAAATCTCTTTTTGCCTTTTCCCTCACATTTACTGGTAAAGATAGTTTTCATAGAGTGAGGGAACTCGCAAAAGGAATAATCTTCGGAATAAAATAA
- a CDS encoding phosphoglycerate dehydrogenase has protein sequence MKKPLKGVKTLIGPSVFGVYDRTPLEHLAKAGCEIITNPYKRRLTKDELLELLSDDVAGLIAGLEPLDREVLEKTKLKVISRCGSGISNIDLKVARKLHIKICYTPHGPTSAVAELTIGVMISLLRQIPQMNMDLHGNKWIKRAGVQLEGKTVVIIGLGRIGKKVATLLKPFNVNLIAVEPSLHKNRNGSADGIKLYSLARALPIADIITIHASGEHPIIGSNEFRLIKEGVFLLNAARGGLIDEKSLIQALENGKIRGAWLDTFNCEPYSGLLKKYPQVILTPHAGSYTVECRKSMEIEAVQNLIDYFKNQNTIL, from the coding sequence GTGAAGAAACCATTAAAAGGCGTAAAGACCTTAATAGGGCCTTCTGTCTTTGGTGTATACGATCGTACCCCCTTAGAGCATTTAGCAAAAGCAGGTTGTGAGATAATTACAAATCCCTATAAGCGCCGGTTGACTAAAGATGAATTACTTGAGCTATTATCCGATGATGTAGCTGGTTTGATTGCTGGTTTAGAACCTCTTGATCGAGAAGTTCTAGAAAAAACCAAATTGAAGGTTATTTCGCGATGCGGCTCAGGAATATCAAACATTGACTTAAAAGTAGCAAGAAAGTTACATATCAAAATTTGTTATACACCTCATGGACCAACAAGTGCTGTAGCTGAACTTACTATAGGCGTCATGATAAGTCTGTTGAGACAAATTCCACAGATGAATATGGATTTACACGGCAACAAGTGGATAAAGAGGGCTGGCGTGCAGCTTGAGGGCAAAACCGTTGTAATTATTGGACTTGGTCGAATTGGTAAAAAAGTTGCTACATTACTCAAGCCTTTCAATGTCAATCTTATTGCAGTTGAGCCAAGCTTACACAAAAATAGGAATGGATCAGCAGACGGGATAAAATTATATTCTCTTGCCCGAGCGCTTCCAATAGCTGATATTATAACTATTCATGCCAGTGGCGAACATCCGATTATTGGGAGCAATGAGTTTCGACTTATTAAAGAAGGTGTCTTTTTGTTGAATGCTGCTAGAGGGGGACTAATAGATGAGAAGTCTTTGATCCAAGCACTAGAAAATGGTAAAATTAGAGGGGCGTGGTTGGACACATTTAATTGCGAACCGTATTCCGGCCTTTTAAAGAAATATCCCCAAGTGATTCTAACTCCTCATGCTGGATCGTACACCGTTGAGTGCAGGAAAAGTATGGAAATTGAAGCTGTACAAAATTTAATAGACTATTTCAAGAATCAAAATACAATTCTATAA
- a CDS encoding SIS domain-containing protein: protein MSTRHNIEQLLEKSSNIQQFSKHYFSYFLKLLNELDLDAIAAFADEMEKARQNRNTIFFIGNGGSAVTASHMANDFGNDIRKRTKTDTPFRVLSLTDNTAVMLAIANDDGYDNLFVDQLRIHYQRGDKLVAISASGNSQNIVTAAEWVKAQGGVVMALVGFDGGKLKEFSDVVIHVKSMKGEFGPVEDIHLIMGHLLSYWLQHRIQKEQNMEKK from the coding sequence ATGTCTACTCGACACAACATAGAACAGTTACTTGAAAAATCTTCAAATATTCAACAATTCTCCAAACATTATTTCAGCTATTTTCTTAAATTGCTAAATGAGCTTGATTTGGATGCCATTGCGGCATTTGCTGATGAAATGGAAAAGGCTCGGCAAAATCGCAATACAATCTTCTTCATTGGAAATGGGGGTTCTGCTGTAACTGCCTCACATATGGCAAATGACTTTGGCAATGACATCCGCAAAAGAACCAAAACTGACACACCATTTCGTGTTCTATCATTGACTGATAATACAGCCGTTATGCTTGCGATAGCAAACGATGATGGATATGATAATTTATTTGTTGATCAGCTTCGCATTCATTATCAGCGTGGAGATAAGCTTGTCGCTATTTCAGCAAGTGGGAATTCGCAAAACATAGTTACTGCAGCTGAATGGGTTAAAGCCCAAGGCGGTGTGGTCATGGCTCTTGTCGGATTTGATGGGGGGAAACTAAAAGAATTTTCTGATGTGGTTATTCATGTCAAATCAATGAAGGGAGAGTTCGGACCGGTTGAAGATATCCATTTAATTATGGGCCATTTATTATCCTATTGGTTGCAGCATAGAATACAGAAAGAACAAAATATGGAGAAAAAGTGA
- a CDS encoding B12-binding domain-containing radical SAM protein, whose translation MKILFLYPNKVMTTRMPLGISYLSSYLKRDGHEVKVFDTTFMKCSDIQNDEELRALSLQVRNPDLKKYGLIEKDTDVMAELECVTKSFNPDIIAMSAVDPNYDFGLELLKKIKTKHKNIITIVGGSTATFAPDEVIAEDCVDMICIGEGEEAISELCNKMQHRKDIKNIKNMWIKENGEIYKNEVRPLLDVNKILLPDWDIFDQRHILRPLGGKMYRMGIFSMTRGCLFRCKYCGNFALSRIYKHKGEFYRIKKPDLLIKEIVSYKEKYNLNFVFFIDDIFPLHEREILDDFCRLYKKHVDLPFSVSLHPGLIEEWAFAKMVDAGCRNVCVGLESGNPKIRKDVLGRIYKNDQIIYVFSLARKYKIRSSSFNMIGIPYEKRVHIFDTIELNRKANPTTTTLTFFHPYRGTELRNLCIKENFFDPCKEKKYENVYRAESCLSLRQISNKTLRGLFQTFQLYFKLPKIFYGLIWIAEGDNFLNKIIFDILKRIFYRLTDKESKWDFIQTNKVRGYASMRSIK comes from the coding sequence ATGAAGATTCTTTTTCTGTATCCCAATAAAGTAATGACAACACGTATGCCACTTGGTATCAGCTATCTGTCTTCGTACCTAAAAAGGGATGGTCATGAGGTCAAGGTTTTTGACACAACATTCATGAAATGCAGCGATATTCAAAATGATGAAGAACTGCGTGCTCTATCATTACAGGTACGCAATCCAGATCTTAAAAAATACGGATTAATAGAAAAAGATACTGATGTCATGGCTGAACTTGAATGCGTAACTAAATCATTTAATCCTGATATAATTGCCATGAGCGCGGTTGATCCTAATTACGATTTTGGTTTGGAACTGCTAAAAAAAATTAAAACTAAACATAAGAATATAATAACAATAGTTGGTGGATCTACAGCGACCTTTGCTCCAGATGAAGTGATTGCAGAGGATTGTGTGGATATGATATGCATCGGTGAAGGAGAAGAGGCAATAAGTGAGTTATGTAATAAAATGCAACATAGAAAAGATATTAAAAATATAAAAAATATGTGGATTAAAGAAAATGGGGAGATTTACAAAAACGAGGTTAGGCCATTACTCGATGTTAATAAAATCCTTCTTCCAGATTGGGATATCTTTGACCAGCGACACATTTTAAGACCATTAGGTGGTAAAATGTATAGGATGGGAATTTTCTCTATGACTCGAGGATGTTTGTTTCGTTGTAAATACTGTGGGAATTTTGCATTATCTCGAATATATAAACATAAGGGGGAATTTTACAGAATTAAAAAACCCGATTTATTAATTAAGGAAATAGTGTCCTACAAAGAAAAATACAATCTGAATTTTGTGTTTTTTATAGATGATATTTTCCCACTCCACGAACGCGAGATATTAGATGATTTTTGCAGGCTCTATAAGAAACACGTTGATCTTCCATTTTCTGTCAGCTTACATCCCGGGCTCATAGAAGAATGGGCGTTTGCTAAGATGGTTGATGCAGGTTGTCGCAACGTATGTGTTGGGCTAGAATCAGGGAATCCAAAAATAAGAAAAGACGTATTAGGAAGAATTTATAAAAATGATCAGATAATTTATGTATTTAGTCTAGCGCGAAAATATAAAATACGCAGTTCATCGTTTAATATGATTGGAATACCCTATGAGAAAAGAGTACATATATTTGATACCATAGAACTTAACAGAAAAGCAAATCCTACTACGACCACGCTTACCTTTTTTCATCCCTATCGCGGCACTGAACTACGAAATTTGTGTATAAAAGAGAACTTTTTTGATCCTTGCAAAGAAAAAAAATACGAAAATGTTTATAGAGCAGAGTCATGCCTTAGCCTTAGACAGATTTCTAATAAGACTCTACGTGGTCTGTTTCAAACGTTTCAATTATATTTTAAACTTCCGAAAATCTTTTATGGATTGATATGGATAGCAGAGGGAGACAATTTTTTAAATAAGATTATTTTTGACATATTAAAACGAATATTTTATCGTCTCACAGACAAAGAATCAAAATGGGATTTTATCCAGACAAATAAAGTCCGTGGGTACGCTTCGATGAGGAGCATTAAATAA
- a CDS encoding class I SAM-dependent methyltransferase: MKNVVFLDNLKESDIRSEDVYNKYKHLLLEDIQKIFPNNSMFITISCPGCSAKDSKFAFKKLGFNYHLCSKCGSLYVSPRPTAEMLRGFYKDSLAGRFFRNTYMKNTLESRSKKVFSLRVQWIMELAAKYLSNTTVLLDYATKYPTLLQEVANINIFKSILSLLPECFEQENLLPKNVKIIESNKAIKSKIDLFLAFEVIERVFEPMKLLKDAYGACRKNGLLLITSTTISGFEYQILGEYSPNIIPLDRINLLSMEALTGQIEMAGFEIIEASTPGRLDVEIVKNTYERNPDIPLHNFWKYVFCKRNESVLHLFQEFLQQSQLSSHVRIAAIKK; this comes from the coding sequence ATGAAAAATGTTGTGTTTTTAGATAATTTGAAGGAGTCAGACATTCGTTCAGAAGATGTTTACAATAAATATAAGCATCTTCTTCTTGAAGACATACAAAAAATATTTCCCAACAATTCTATGTTTATAACGATTAGTTGCCCAGGCTGTTCAGCTAAGGATTCGAAATTTGCATTTAAAAAGTTGGGATTTAATTACCATTTGTGTAGTAAGTGTGGTTCTCTCTATGTTTCTCCTAGACCAACAGCAGAGATGCTAAGAGGTTTTTATAAAGATTCTCTGGCGGGTCGGTTTTTCAGAAATACCTATATGAAAAATACGTTAGAATCTCGATCTAAAAAAGTTTTTTCACTTCGTGTCCAATGGATAATGGAGCTGGCTGCAAAATACCTCTCAAATACAACGGTTCTTTTAGATTACGCAACAAAATATCCAACTTTGTTACAAGAAGTTGCTAATATAAATATTTTTAAATCTATCCTATCACTTTTGCCTGAATGTTTTGAGCAAGAAAATCTACTCCCTAAGAACGTTAAGATTATTGAAAGTAATAAAGCTATTAAAAGTAAAATCGACCTATTTTTGGCATTTGAAGTGATAGAGAGAGTCTTTGAGCCCATGAAGTTACTTAAAGATGCATATGGGGCATGCAGAAAGAATGGACTATTGCTTATTACTTCAACAACAATCAGCGGTTTTGAGTATCAAATATTAGGAGAATATTCTCCCAATATCATCCCACTCGACCGTATTAATCTCCTGTCTATGGAAGCATTGACAGGCCAGATAGAAATGGCGGGATTTGAGATAATTGAAGCCAGTACTCCGGGGAGACTTGACGTAGAAATAGTTAAAAACACCTATGAGAGAAATCCTGATATTCCACTTCATAATTTCTGGAAATATGTTTTCTGTAAGCGCAATGAGAGCGTATTGCATTTGTTTCAAGAATTTTTACAACAGTCCCAATTGAGTTCTCATGTTCGCATTGCAGCTATAAAAAAATAA
- a CDS encoding Gfo/Idh/MocA family oxidoreductase, giving the protein MNEIKNPLKAGIIGYGKVGKIRNECIKACPHLELIGLCDINTEAVQNSKVPYYSDYKKLLDKCPDMVFVCTYNCYTTEIVIDAISRGIHVFSEKPPGKTLEDAKSIHNASLKKSKVKVKFGFNHRYHEAVIDAKSIVDKGHLGQVMWLRGVYGKAGGSGYDNNWRNNESLSGGGILIDQGIHMLDLFRYFCGGFDEIKSFIGHSFWSVGVEDNAFVMMRNSSTGQTAMLHSSATQWRHKFLLEIYLERGYLEIDGILSSTQLYGKETLKIASCIYDKKGYPLPNPQESITYYDDDKSWIVEVNEFVGYIMENKPVSNGGVEDAVKTMELVQKIYNADERWKFRNALRRK; this is encoded by the coding sequence ATGAATGAAATAAAAAATCCCCTTAAAGCAGGAATAATAGGTTACGGTAAGGTTGGTAAAATACGCAATGAATGTATTAAGGCTTGTCCCCATTTAGAGTTAATAGGTCTTTGTGATATAAACACCGAGGCAGTCCAGAATTCCAAAGTGCCGTACTATTCCGATTATAAAAAATTATTAGATAAATGTCCTGATATGGTTTTTGTATGCACCTATAATTGCTACACTACTGAAATTGTTATTGATGCAATATCACGAGGGATTCATGTATTTAGTGAGAAACCTCCGGGAAAGACGTTAGAGGATGCCAAAAGCATACACAATGCTTCACTAAAAAAATCAAAGGTTAAGGTTAAATTTGGCTTTAATCATCGCTATCATGAGGCAGTAATCGATGCCAAGTCTATTGTCGATAAGGGACATTTAGGGCAGGTTATGTGGTTAAGGGGTGTTTATGGAAAGGCTGGGGGTTCTGGATACGATAATAACTGGAGAAACAATGAAAGTTTATCCGGTGGAGGAATCTTGATAGACCAAGGGATTCATATGTTAGACTTATTCCGGTATTTTTGCGGAGGGTTTGATGAAATAAAAAGTTTTATCGGACATTCATTTTGGTCAGTTGGGGTTGAAGACAATGCTTTTGTTATGATGCGTAATAGTAGCACAGGTCAGACAGCAATGCTCCATTCGTCAGCAACGCAATGGCGGCACAAATTTCTTCTGGAAATATATCTAGAAAGGGGGTATTTGGAGATAGACGGGATATTGTCTTCAACGCAATTATACGGTAAAGAAACATTGAAAATCGCTTCTTGTATTTATGACAAAAAGGGATATCCTCTGCCTAATCCGCAAGAAAGCATAACATATTATGATGACGATAAGTCATGGATTGTTGAAGTTAATGAGTTTGTAGGGTATATAATGGAAAACAAACCTGTCTCTAATGGTGGCGTTGAAGATGCAGTAAAGACCATGGAATTGGTCCAGAAGATTTATAATGCTGATGAGCGATGGAAATTTAGAAACGCTCTTAGGAGGAAATAG
- a CDS encoding B12-binding domain-containing radical SAM protein, translating to MKKFKVLILYPNGKLLNPPPISVGIFVALLKQEHFEVDLFDTTFYTRDEISSDDAKEKNLQVRPFDYGQRGVKLKETNMGSDLIKKAEEFNPDLIAVSVLECTYPIATFLLKSIENFNIPIIVGGVFATFAPEIVLSNKNVNIVCLGEGEGALVEICKKIAANRDYLNIENLWVKKGNKIIKNRLRKPIDLETLPIPDYSLFEPERLFRPMAGQIYRTVPIETNRGCLYACTFCNSPSMDELYRRNDFKTFFRKKSINQIQKELQYLIKKWDAEYIYFTSDTFLTMNDSEFDRFVKIYSEFKLPFWMQSRVETITKYRARKLKEIGCHRMSIGLEHGNEEFRKKVLKKKFDNTKIIEVSKILADAGIPLTVNNIIGFPDETRELVFDTIELNRKLTFDTTNALAFSPFHGTPLHKVCVERGYISKSFNPGSLNVDASLNMPQLSREEIIGLRRTFSLYARMPKKYWQKIKRAEKFDAEGNRIFEELRKVYQEKYFNVGKSS from the coding sequence GTGAAGAAGTTCAAAGTGTTAATCCTATATCCGAATGGTAAATTATTGAATCCGCCACCGATCTCGGTAGGAATATTCGTTGCCTTATTGAAACAGGAACATTTTGAGGTAGATTTGTTTGATACAACATTTTACACCAGAGATGAAATATCCTCTGATGATGCAAAGGAGAAAAATTTACAGGTCAGACCATTCGACTACGGTCAAAGAGGTGTCAAGCTAAAAGAAACAAATATGGGATCTGATTTAATAAAGAAAGCAGAAGAATTTAATCCTGATTTAATTGCCGTCTCTGTCTTGGAATGTACTTACCCTATAGCTACATTTTTGCTTAAGTCAATCGAAAATTTTAATATTCCGATTATAGTAGGAGGGGTCTTTGCAACATTTGCTCCAGAAATTGTGCTTTCAAACAAGAATGTTAACATAGTTTGTTTGGGCGAAGGCGAAGGAGCACTTGTTGAAATCTGCAAGAAAATAGCAGCAAATAGGGATTACTTGAATATAGAGAATCTCTGGGTTAAAAAAGGGAATAAAATAATCAAAAATAGGTTAAGAAAACCAATTGATCTAGAGACTTTGCCCATTCCTGATTACAGTCTCTTTGAACCAGAAAGACTTTTTCGACCTATGGCTGGGCAGATTTATAGGACAGTACCCATAGAGACAAATAGGGGATGTCTTTATGCATGCACTTTTTGTAATTCTCCGTCCATGGATGAATTATATAGAAGAAATGATTTTAAAACTTTTTTCAGAAAGAAAAGCATAAATCAGATTCAAAAAGAACTGCAATATTTAATTAAAAAATGGGACGCTGAGTATATTTATTTTACGTCAGATACTTTCCTGACAATGAATGACAGTGAATTTGATAGATTTGTAAAGATATATAGTGAATTTAAACTCCCCTTCTGGATGCAATCAAGAGTAGAAACGATTACAAAGTATAGAGCCAGGAAACTGAAAGAGATCGGTTGCCATAGAATGTCCATTGGCTTAGAACATGGGAACGAGGAATTCAGGAAAAAAGTGCTCAAGAAAAAATTTGATAACACAAAAATTATTGAGGTTTCTAAAATACTCGCAGACGCTGGAATTCCCTTGACGGTAAATAACATAATTGGTTTTCCAGATGAAACCAGAGAACTCGTTTTTGATACAATTGAATTAAACAGAAAGTTAACTTTTGATACTACAAATGCTCTTGCTTTTTCTCCTTTTCATGGGACTCCTTTGCATAAAGTTTGCGTAGAAAGAGGATATATCTCAAAGAGTTTCAATCCCGGATCATTGAATGTTGATGCATCTCTTAATATGCCTCAGTTATCAAGGGAGGAAATTATAGGATTAAGAAGGACTTTTTCCCTGTATGCAAGAATGCCTAAAAAGTATTGGCAAAAAATAAAAAGAGCCGAAAAGTTTGATGCAGAAGGTAACAGGATATTTGAGGAGTTAAGAAAGGTTTATCAGGAAAAATATTTTAATGTTGGCAAAAGTTCTTGA
- a CDS encoding SDR family oxidoreductase yields the protein MPDKDFNGFRVLVTGASGGIGRVLVNELLKRGARVGAHYCKNKPDSEELVSDTKIDVKENLCILKADLRSIQETQYLFKSFTDWAGGIDGLVNNAGDVSIRKHFPDIAEADMEADLALNLKAPFRLSRLAIKRMEKDGIKGSIVNISSIAAKFGGSLHTLFYGLSKSALETMTFSLSRYCAPLGIRINALRLGVFDTPFHRRHIKDLDERIQLIPAKRMGTPDEAAWWIMCLLNSKSAYMNGQIVSLTGGE from the coding sequence ATGCCAGATAAGGATTTTAACGGGTTTAGGGTATTAGTAACTGGCGCTTCGGGTGGTATCGGCAGAGTCCTTGTTAATGAATTATTGAAGCGAGGAGCCCGTGTCGGAGCACATTATTGCAAAAATAAGCCAGATAGCGAAGAATTAGTGTCAGACACAAAGATTGATGTGAAAGAGAATTTGTGTATTTTAAAAGCGGATTTACGGAGTATTCAAGAAACGCAGTACCTTTTTAAGAGCTTTACAGACTGGGCTGGCGGGATAGATGGATTGGTTAATAATGCAGGAGATGTGAGTATCCGTAAGCACTTTCCCGATATTGCAGAAGCGGATATGGAGGCAGATTTAGCCTTGAACTTGAAAGCGCCATTTCGGTTAAGCAGACTTGCAATAAAAAGAATGGAAAAGGATGGAATAAAGGGGTCTATAGTAAATATATCAAGTATTGCTGCTAAATTTGGGGGGAGTCTTCACACATTATTTTATGGTTTATCGAAGTCTGCTCTAGAGACGATGACCTTTTCTTTAAGCCGATATTGTGCTCCTTTAGGAATAAGAATTAATGCTTTAAGACTGGGCGTTTTTGACACGCCATTTCATCGGCGTCATATAAAAGACCTTGATGAGAGAATACAATTAATCCCGGCAAAAAGGATGGGCACCCCTGATGAAGCCGCTTGGTGGATTATGTGTCTTTTGAACAGCAAGTCAGCATATATGAATGGACAAATAGTTTCTTTGACAGGCGGAGAATAA
- a CDS encoding radical SAM protein: MSKIEINGNFHRLKKRGLSPFDLERYKEYRKKWEEYPSKRRVGRFPIHLDIEATSSCNLKCDFCITTHANFGNGLMELERYKSIIDEGSEKGLYSLKLNWRGEPLLHPKLPEMISYAKDKGIIDVFINTNAVLLTEAKSKTLIESGIDRIIISFEGYEKEFYESQRVGAVFEKTLENIKNFMSIKEKLNKSLPWVRVQTVLLEELKSNIENYCEFWDEIVDEVAYIDLKNEVNRVALGKSDWICPQLWQRMTISWDGRVMPCVNDTFCKMCLGKVPEISIEEAWKSDKLMQMRKIHDDGRAHTIESCLDCPLRSAQIIKTSVLEKGGE; encoded by the coding sequence ATGTCAAAGATAGAGATAAATGGTAATTTCCATAGGCTCAAAAAAAGGGGGTTGTCTCCTTTTGATTTGGAGAGATACAAGGAATACCGAAAAAAATGGGAAGAATATCCCAGCAAAAGAAGAGTTGGCCGTTTTCCAATTCATTTAGATATTGAGGCAACGTCATCATGCAACCTAAAATGCGATTTCTGCATTACAACACATGCCAATTTTGGGAATGGCTTGATGGAATTAGAAAGGTATAAGTCCATCATTGACGAAGGAAGCGAGAAGGGGTTGTATTCTCTTAAGCTGAACTGGAGAGGGGAGCCGCTTCTCCATCCAAAGCTTCCTGAGATGATTTCTTACGCAAAGGATAAAGGAATCATAGATGTATTCATAAACACCAACGCTGTGTTACTTACCGAAGCCAAGTCCAAAACCTTAATTGAGTCTGGAATAGACCGAATAATTATTTCTTTTGAAGGTTATGAAAAAGAATTTTATGAATCACAGAGAGTTGGGGCTGTTTTTGAAAAAACGTTAGAAAATATCAAAAACTTTATGTCAATCAAAGAAAAACTCAACAAATCTCTTCCTTGGGTAAGGGTGCAGACAGTATTACTTGAAGAATTAAAATCAAACATAGAGAACTATTGTGAATTTTGGGATGAGATTGTTGATGAGGTTGCATACATTGACTTAAAAAATGAAGTTAACCGTGTAGCATTAGGTAAGAGCGATTGGATTTGTCCTCAACTCTGGCAACGCATGACAATTTCTTGGGACGGACGAGTCATGCCTTGCGTGAACGATACCTTTTGCAAAATGTGTCTTGGTAAAGTTCCTGAGATAAGTATCGAAGAAGCATGGAAATCTGATAAACTGATGCAAATGAGAAAAATTCACGATGATGGCCGTGCTCATACAATAGAAAGCTGCTTAGATTGTCCGTTACGATCAGCTCAAATCATTAAAACAAGTGTTTTAGAGAAAGGGGGAGAATAA